One window from the genome of Crateriforma spongiae encodes:
- a CDS encoding Gfo/Idh/MocA family protein, with product MNRKNESYQAHAPSRRQFLKTASAASLAAWPIGSTTAKAASKSERLRFALIGCGGNGTRTSPVGKEFADLVALCDVDKSHLQRGNELLCDGKADLYSDYQQILQRDDIDMVQISTPDHWHTKILVEAMLAGKDAYCEKPLTLTIDEGKLIRRVQKETGRVVQVGTQQRSSFDKFNKALAIIADGRLGNLKKVTVRINAGGWSPEIPLADVPSGLDWDRWLGPAPKADYRFLKSPNNKWYTNGHTHFRWWYQYSGGKLTDWGAHHIDIGLLGIAAAGLNDQPVSVSGTAMHDVPFVDGVPQQDDRYNTAREYDLTVKFAGGDVEMNIRHDGDRGILFEGDQGRIFVNRGKLVGKPVEDLAHDTLPDDAIAKIYRGMPMEGNDRPAHWANLIHCINTRQLPIANVHSHMRSLHVCHLAGICCRLGREIRWDPQAERVIGDELADSMLARPYRSGYEIQM from the coding sequence ATGAATCGCAAGAACGAAAGCTATCAAGCACACGCACCGTCACGCCGTCAGTTTCTGAAGACCGCGTCGGCCGCATCTTTGGCCGCCTGGCCGATCGGATCGACCACCGCAAAAGCGGCCTCAAAGTCCGAGCGTCTGCGGTTTGCGTTGATTGGTTGCGGCGGCAATGGAACGCGAACGTCGCCGGTGGGCAAAGAATTTGCCGACTTGGTCGCGTTGTGCGATGTCGATAAAAGTCACCTTCAGCGTGGTAACGAACTGCTGTGTGACGGCAAGGCGGATTTGTATTCGGATTATCAACAGATTCTGCAACGTGACGACATCGACATGGTGCAGATTTCGACGCCTGATCACTGGCACACCAAGATCTTGGTCGAAGCGATGTTGGCGGGCAAAGATGCGTATTGTGAAAAGCCTTTGACGTTGACCATCGATGAAGGCAAGCTGATTCGCAGAGTTCAAAAAGAAACCGGACGCGTCGTCCAAGTCGGCACGCAGCAACGCAGCAGCTTTGACAAGTTCAACAAAGCGTTGGCGATCATCGCCGATGGTCGGTTAGGAAATTTGAAAAAGGTGACCGTGCGAATCAATGCCGGTGGTTGGAGTCCAGAGATTCCGCTGGCCGATGTTCCCAGCGGTTTGGATTGGGATCGTTGGCTGGGGCCGGCACCGAAGGCGGACTACCGCTTTTTAAAATCGCCCAACAACAAGTGGTACACCAACGGGCACACGCATTTCCGTTGGTGGTATCAATATTCCGGTGGCAAGCTGACCGACTGGGGCGCTCACCATATCGACATCGGTCTGTTGGGCATTGCCGCGGCCGGCTTGAACGATCAACCCGTTTCGGTCAGCGGGACCGCGATGCATGACGTTCCTTTTGTCGATGGTGTTCCACAGCAAGACGATCGTTACAACACGGCGCGTGAATATGATTTGACGGTCAAATTTGCCGGCGGCGACGTGGAGATGAACATCCGGCACGACGGCGATCGTGGGATCTTGTTCGAAGGCGACCAAGGACGCATCTTCGTCAATCGCGGCAAGTTGGTCGGCAAGCCGGTGGAGGACTTGGCACACGACACGCTTCCGGACGATGCGATCGCAAAGATCTATCGGGGCATGCCGATGGAAGGCAACGATCGACCGGCGCACTGGGCCAACCTGATCCACTGCATCAACACGCGTCAGTTGCCGATCGCCAACGTGCATTCGCATATGCGGTCGCTGCACGTTTGTCATTTGGCCGGCATTTGTTGCCGTCTGGGGCGTGAGATCCGTTGGGATCCCCAGGCCGAGCGAGTGATCGGGGACGAACTGGCCGACAGCATGCTGGCACGTCCGTACCGATCGGGCTACGAGATCCAGATGTAG
- a CDS encoding AAA family ATPase, protein MAADADHGGTVNGGPPQDDAALGTDDAKRLSEARERIRQQLGKIIVGQDDVIEEILIGLFSRGHVLLEGVPGLAKTLMISTLAQTLDLSFSRIQFTPDLMPADVTGTEIIEEDRNSGHRELRFMKGPLFANVVLADEINRTPPKTQASLLEAMQERQVTVGRTRHPLDNPFFVLATQNPIEQEGTYPLPEAQQDRFMFKIFVEYPTFDEEFEVARRTTGMNDQDVQPVMAAEEIIRLQDLVRRVPVSDHVIRYALSLVRQTRVGSDGVPEFVDELVGWGAGPRAVQFLILGGKARALLQGRFHVQIEDIQALAKPVLRHRMVVNFAAESEGIGSDEVIDRIIDATPTTEDALSRDARFQKIFAS, encoded by the coding sequence ATGGCCGCTGATGCCGATCACGGCGGGACCGTCAACGGTGGACCGCCGCAAGACGACGCCGCTTTGGGGACAGATGATGCGAAGCGGTTGTCGGAAGCTCGGGAGAGGATCCGTCAACAACTGGGCAAAATCATCGTCGGACAGGACGATGTCATCGAAGAAATCTTGATCGGGCTGTTCAGCCGCGGTCACGTGTTGCTCGAAGGCGTGCCTGGTTTGGCCAAAACGCTGATGATCAGCACGTTGGCACAGACGTTGGATCTCAGTTTCAGCCGGATCCAGTTCACCCCCGACTTGATGCCCGCCGACGTCACGGGCACGGAAATCATCGAGGAGGATCGCAATTCCGGGCATCGCGAATTGCGGTTCATGAAGGGGCCGTTGTTTGCCAACGTCGTGCTAGCAGACGAAATCAACCGGACGCCGCCCAAGACGCAGGCTTCGTTGTTGGAAGCGATGCAGGAACGTCAGGTCACGGTGGGGCGAACGCGGCACCCGCTGGACAATCCGTTCTTTGTGTTGGCGACCCAAAACCCGATTGAACAGGAAGGCACCTATCCGCTGCCCGAGGCGCAGCAGGACCGGTTCATGTTCAAAATCTTCGTCGAATATCCGACGTTTGACGAGGAATTCGAAGTCGCCCGGCGAACGACCGGAATGAACGATCAAGATGTCCAGCCGGTGATGGCGGCCGAAGAAATCATTCGTCTGCAAGACTTGGTGCGTCGGGTCCCCGTCAGCGATCACGTCATTCGTTACGCGTTGTCGCTGGTTCGTCAAACCCGGGTCGGCAGCGACGGTGTGCCGGAATTTGTCGACGAATTGGTCGGCTGGGGTGCCGGCCCGCGGGCGGTCCAGTTTTTGATTCTGGGCGGAAAAGCCAGGGCATTGTTGCAGGGCCGATTCCACGTCCAAATCGAAGACATCCAAGCGTTGGCCAAACCGGTGCTGCGTCACCGCATGGTGGTCAACTTCGCGGCCGAAAGCGAAGGCATCGGCAGCGACGAAGTCATCGATCGGATCATTGACGCCACGCCCACCACCGAAGACGCCCTGTCACGCGATGCCCGGTTCCAAAAGATATTTGCGTCCTGA
- a CDS encoding sulfatase-like hydrolase/transferase — protein MKLFVLMTLGLFWAGLWLGLQPCHADTRPNFVFILTDDQSYGMMGCDGNERTSTPNLDQLAKDGIFFDSAYVSSAICTPSRISIFLGQFERKHGVNFNSGTSVAQKAWKKSYPVLLRDAGYYTGYVGKNHAPIGDGGYDSGLMEKSFDYFYAGHRHLTFYPKDRHAIFNDAAFDTQVEILAEGATDFLSNEHRLGRAIRFLDVRPTERPFCLSVCFNLPHNAGAGSMALRDSDDEIYKTLYRDQEIPMPPHYVAKAEIKQPKVPADVWRVSDRQTGYDHVDNPDDNRERIIRKMQAMTGIDRMVGQLREKLAELDVDQNTILVFASDHGLFMGEQGLGGKALCYEKVTHIPMMIFNPLSESNARGRRCDELVQTIDLAPTMLDYAGVDVPETMQGKSLRGLVDQIGDAVHDYIFTENLWVTHFGNPKIEAVQDKRWKYIRYYRNNCMSAQAKIEAAAQLGLKQTAALYGVSDPMMFHYRDLVESSLRTPFPDYEELYDLANDPSELNNLAADPKHARQLNRLRKVWRQKLRQARGTEPPAVLRYTDESELERQLASKQSKSGNR, from the coding sequence ATGAAGCTATTCGTATTGATGACCTTGGGCCTGTTTTGGGCCGGACTTTGGTTAGGTTTGCAGCCGTGTCATGCCGACACGCGACCCAATTTCGTGTTCATTCTGACTGACGATCAGTCGTACGGGATGATGGGTTGTGACGGCAACGAACGGACGTCGACACCTAACCTGGACCAATTGGCAAAAGATGGCATCTTTTTTGATTCCGCCTATGTGTCTAGTGCGATCTGTACGCCCAGTCGGATATCGATTTTCCTGGGCCAGTTTGAACGTAAACACGGTGTCAATTTCAACTCCGGGACCAGTGTTGCGCAGAAAGCTTGGAAGAAGTCGTACCCGGTGCTATTGCGTGATGCCGGGTACTACACCGGGTACGTCGGCAAGAACCACGCACCGATTGGTGATGGCGGTTATGACAGCGGGCTGATGGAAAAGTCGTTCGACTACTTTTACGCCGGCCATCGGCATTTGACGTTTTATCCCAAAGATCGGCACGCGATTTTTAATGACGCGGCTTTCGATACCCAGGTGGAGATCTTGGCCGAAGGGGCCACGGATTTTTTGTCAAACGAACACCGCTTGGGGCGAGCGATCCGTTTTCTGGATGTTCGCCCGACCGAGCGACCGTTTTGTCTGAGCGTCTGTTTCAATCTGCCGCACAATGCGGGTGCCGGGTCGATGGCGCTACGTGATTCGGATGATGAAATCTATAAAACGCTGTATCGCGATCAAGAAATCCCGATGCCGCCGCACTATGTGGCCAAAGCCGAAATCAAACAGCCGAAAGTCCCCGCCGACGTGTGGCGGGTGTCGGATCGTCAAACCGGATACGACCACGTCGACAACCCGGACGACAACCGAGAACGAATCATCCGCAAAATGCAGGCGATGACGGGGATTGATCGCATGGTCGGTCAGTTGCGTGAAAAGCTGGCCGAGTTGGACGTGGATCAAAACACCATTTTGGTGTTCGCGTCCGATCACGGATTGTTCATGGGTGAACAGGGGCTTGGTGGCAAAGCACTTTGCTATGAGAAGGTCACCCATATTCCCATGATGATTTTCAACCCATTGTCCGAATCGAATGCGCGTGGCCGGCGATGTGATGAACTGGTCCAGACGATCGACTTGGCCCCGACCATGTTGGACTATGCGGGCGTCGATGTCCCCGAAACGATGCAAGGAAAATCGCTGCGAGGTTTGGTCGACCAGATCGGCGACGCAGTGCACGATTACATTTTCACCGAAAACCTTTGGGTCACCCACTTTGGGAATCCCAAGATCGAAGCGGTTCAAGACAAGCGATGGAAGTACATCCGCTACTATCGCAACAATTGCATGTCTGCCCAGGCGAAAATCGAAGCGGCGGCTCAGTTGGGATTGAAGCAGACCGCGGCGTTGTACGGCGTTAGCGATCCGATGATGTTCCATTATCGTGATTTGGTGGAATCGTCGCTGCGTACACCGTTTCCCGACTACGAAGAACTGTACGACTTGGCCAATGATCCGAGTGAGTTGAACAACCTGGCCGCGGATCCGAAACACGCGCGTCAACTGAATCGACTTCGCAAGGTTTGGCGTCAGAAACTTCGACAGGCTCGTGGCACCGAACCACCGGCGGTGCTGCGTTACACCGACGAAAGCGAACTGGAACGCCAGCTTGCATCGAAACAATCGAAATCTGGCAACCGTTGA